From Yersinia hibernica, a single genomic window includes:
- a CDS encoding methyl-accepting chemotaxis protein, with translation MQLLRNITIRAALLWVLGAFCLLWGGVSAYTLLSLNQLTQSSNANSVLVENMNLVNQGTEQYFRMVTRLARAVDYRQSGNLTDADKELKSSNVALENLKKALAQFKAIDHAQLDPALVSAVINGWSGLIEQGVMPLYQAAMDNNSAVYQDVAKKTVPALSRQYGSVAESFNQAASKAIGVAKEQFTHLTKVSSMILIAALVAGLVILLATDRYLLVNMVRPLDDIRAHFRVIASGQLGQPIADFGRNCVGQLFPLLRDVQGSLVNTVKAIRNSTDGIYHGAAEISAGNTDLSSRTEQQAAALEQTAASMEQLTATVKHNADNAHHASQLAANASITAKKGGALVADVVHTMDEISASSRKIAEITTVINSIAFQTNILALNAAVEAARAGEQGRGFAVVASEVRNLAQRSAQAAKEIDSLITESVNRVSSGSALVESAGVTMDEIVRSITNVTDLMGEIASASDEQSKGIAQVGQAVAEMDSVTQQNAALVQEASRAAASLEEQATQLNQAVAVFKLRAEDAQAKATVKPRVKILVATPVTKVDNHANWETF, from the coding sequence ATGCAGTTGTTAAGAAATATTACTATCAGAGCCGCACTACTTTGGGTACTTGGGGCATTTTGCCTGCTATGGGGTGGGGTATCCGCTTATACATTGTTATCACTGAACCAACTGACACAATCCTCTAATGCTAATAGCGTGTTGGTGGAAAACATGAATTTGGTGAATCAGGGGACGGAACAATACTTTCGGATGGTGACACGCCTTGCCCGTGCAGTGGATTATCGTCAGAGCGGTAACCTGACCGATGCCGATAAAGAACTTAAATCATCCAATGTAGCACTTGAGAATCTGAAAAAAGCGCTAGCGCAGTTTAAAGCCATTGACCATGCACAGCTTGACCCCGCGTTAGTCAGTGCCGTGATTAATGGGTGGAGTGGATTAATTGAGCAAGGTGTTATGCCGCTTTATCAGGCGGCGATGGATAATAATAGTGCGGTTTATCAAGATGTAGCGAAAAAGACCGTCCCCGCGCTGAGCCGCCAATATGGTTCTGTGGCGGAGAGTTTTAATCAGGCGGCATCAAAGGCCATTGGGGTGGCTAAAGAGCAATTTACGCATCTGACAAAAGTGAGCAGCATGATATTAATTGCTGCTTTGGTGGCAGGATTAGTGATTTTATTGGCAACAGACCGCTATCTGCTCGTCAACATGGTTCGCCCATTGGATGATATCCGCGCCCATTTTCGGGTGATTGCTTCAGGCCAACTGGGTCAGCCCATTGCTGATTTTGGCCGCAACTGTGTCGGGCAATTATTTCCGCTGCTGCGTGATGTGCAAGGCAGCTTGGTGAATACGGTCAAAGCTATCCGTAACAGCACTGATGGGATTTATCACGGGGCGGCAGAAATTTCTGCTGGCAATACGGATTTATCATCACGCACGGAGCAGCAGGCGGCGGCATTGGAACAGACGGCTGCCAGCATGGAGCAGTTAACCGCCACGGTAAAACACAATGCAGATAATGCCCATCATGCCAGCCAATTGGCGGCAAATGCTTCTATTACGGCGAAAAAAGGCGGAGCGCTGGTGGCCGATGTGGTGCATACCATGGATGAGATTTCGGCCAGTTCACGCAAAATCGCGGAAATCACAACTGTGATTAACAGTATAGCTTTCCAGACTAATATTCTGGCGCTGAATGCTGCTGTGGAAGCGGCCCGGGCGGGGGAGCAAGGTCGTGGTTTCGCCGTGGTCGCCAGTGAAGTACGCAATCTTGCCCAGCGTAGTGCGCAGGCGGCAAAAGAGATTGATAGTTTAATCACGGAGTCAGTGAACCGGGTGAGCAGCGGTTCCGCATTGGTAGAAAGTGCTGGGGTAACGATGGATGAAATTGTCCGCTCCATCACTAATGTTACTGATCTGATGGGGGAAATTGCTTCTGCCTCTGATGAGCAAAGTAAAGGGATAGCTCAGGTCGGGCAGGCGGTGGCTGAAATGGACAGTGTGACTCAGCAAAATGCCGCATTAGTACAAGAAGCTTCCCGTGCGGCGGCTTCACTTGAGGAACAAGCGACTCAGCTAAACCAAGCGGTGGCGGTGTTTAAATTGCGCGCAGAAGATGCGCAGGCAAAAGCGACGGTTAAGCCGCGGGTCAAGATACTGGTGGCGACGCCGGTGACCAAGGTGGATAACCATGCCAACTGGGAAACGTTCTAA
- the fldA gene encoding flavodoxin FldA, whose translation MATVGIFFGSDTGNTENIAKMIQKQLGKEVAEVHDIAKSSKEDLEGFDILLIGIPTWYYGEAQCDWDDFFPTLEEIDFNGKLVALFGCGDQEDYAEYFCDAMGTVRDIIEPRGAAIVGHWPTAGYHFEASKGLADDDHFIGLAIDEDRQPELTNERVQAWVKQISEELNLAEIAG comes from the coding sequence ATGGCAACTGTAGGCATTTTCTTTGGCAGCGATACTGGCAATACCGAAAACATTGCCAAGATGATCCAAAAGCAACTGGGCAAAGAGGTTGCTGAGGTTCACGACATTGCCAAAAGCAGCAAAGAAGATTTGGAAGGCTTCGATATTTTGCTGATCGGGATCCCAACCTGGTATTACGGTGAAGCCCAGTGCGATTGGGATGATTTCTTCCCGACACTGGAAGAGATTGATTTCAATGGCAAACTGGTCGCCTTGTTTGGTTGTGGTGATCAGGAAGACTATGCAGAATATTTCTGTGATGCGATGGGAACCGTGCGCGATATTATTGAACCGCGCGGTGCTGCAATCGTCGGCCACTGGCCAACCGCCGGCTATCACTTCGAAGCCTCCAAAGGCTTAGCGGATGATGATCACTTTATTGGTTTAGCCATTGATGAAGACAGACAACCAGAACTGACCAATGAACGTGTGCAAGCTTGGGTAAAACAAATCAGTGAAGAACTGAATTTGGCCGAGATCGCAGGCTAA
- the fur gene encoding ferric iron uptake transcriptional regulator encodes MTDNNKALKNAGLKVTLPRLKILEVLQDPACHHVSAEDLYKKLIDIGEEIGLATVYRVLNQFDDAGIVTRHNFEGGKSVFELTQQHHHDHLICLDCGKVIEFSNESIESLQREIAKQHGIKLTNHSLYLYGHCETGDCRENESAHDKV; translated from the coding sequence ATGACTGACAACAACAAAGCCTTAAAAAACGCTGGCCTTAAAGTAACACTGCCCCGGCTTAAGATTCTGGAAGTGTTGCAAGACCCGGCATGCCACCACGTCAGCGCGGAAGATCTTTATAAAAAGCTGATCGATATCGGTGAAGAAATTGGTTTGGCGACGGTGTATCGAGTCCTAAATCAATTTGATGATGCCGGTATTGTTACCCGCCATAATTTCGAGGGCGGCAAATCAGTCTTTGAGCTGACGCAGCAGCATCATCACGATCACCTGATTTGCCTGGATTGCGGTAAAGTGATTGAGTTTAGTAATGAATCCATTGAGTCACTTCAACGTGAAATTGCTAAACAGCATGGTATCAAGCTGACCAATCACAGCCTGTATCTGTACGGCCACTGTGAAACCGGCGATTGCCGTGAAAATGAGTCTGCGCACGATAAAGTATAG
- a CDS encoding beta-N-acetylhexosaminidase gives MNKFRLNALAAITATFGLMGYAHADTTNQQIVDQLSTLKVNYKVLDNRAAENGVDCAKLGADWASCNKVLITLTNTGDEIKGQDWAIYFHSIRQILTVDNDQFTITHLTGDLHKIEPSAKFTGFPANQAVEIPITGEYWQLFATDFMPRWYATSGDAQPKVLKSTDTEDINEYLTQFTGDQWKRTKDDNNVLMTPQSRFSKNEAVKTLAAANLRGQIIPTPMEVKIHAQDADLTKGVALDLSALPKPAAEAAQQRFELLGLTANSAGFPIKTSIQPAAFNGELAVSGAYELKIGEQGAQVIGFDPAGVFYGLQSILSLVPTDGSQKIATLEAKDAPRFEYRGVFLDVGRNFKTKDAVLRLLDQMAAYKLNKFHFHLSDDEGWRIEIPGLPELTDVGSKRCHDLTENTCLLPQLGSGPESNNLGSGHFTRDDYIEILKYAKARQIEVIPEIDMPAHARAAVVSMEARYNNLMKQGKEQEANEFRLVDPTDDSNTTSVQFYERKSYLNPCLDSSKRFVDKVIGEMAQMHKEAGMPLTTWHFGGDEAKNIRLGAGFQDKNSPLEPGKGIIDKSVEDKPWAKSQVCQDWVKQGKVQDVEHLSSHFAIEVSKLVNAHGIEKMQAWQDGLKDAKDAKAFATKRVGVNFWDTLYWGGADSINDWANKGYEVVASNPDYVYFDMPYEVNPNERGYYWATRFNDEAKVFSFAPDNMPQNAETSVDRDGNHFSAKSDKPWPGVHGISGQSWNETVRTDEQMEYMIFPRVLPLAERAWHRASWEQDYKAGREYSGATHMVDTKALNADWQLFANLMGQRELAKLDKAGIAYRLPVPGARVVNGVLEANISLPGLIIEYSTDGGQQWHKYDAKVQPKISGDMLIRSSSPDGKRSSRAEPVKV, from the coding sequence ATGAACAAATTCAGATTAAATGCGTTAGCGGCGATAACCGCAACCTTTGGCTTGATGGGGTACGCACATGCGGACACCACCAATCAGCAGATTGTTGATCAGCTCAGCACGTTGAAAGTTAACTATAAAGTGCTGGATAACCGTGCTGCTGAAAATGGCGTGGATTGCGCTAAATTGGGTGCTGACTGGGCCTCATGTAATAAGGTATTAATTACTCTGACCAACACCGGGGATGAGATAAAAGGCCAGGACTGGGCCATTTACTTCCATAGCATTCGTCAGATCCTGACGGTAGATAACGACCAATTTACCATTACTCACCTGACCGGTGACCTACACAAAATTGAGCCTAGCGCCAAATTTACCGGCTTCCCGGCGAATCAAGCGGTTGAAATCCCTATCACTGGCGAATACTGGCAGTTATTTGCCACCGACTTTATGCCGCGTTGGTATGCCACTTCAGGTGATGCGCAGCCAAAAGTGCTAAAAAGCACTGATACTGAGGATATTAACGAGTATTTGACTCAATTTACCGGCGATCAATGGAAGCGCACCAAAGACGATAATAATGTGCTGATGACACCGCAATCGCGCTTTAGCAAAAATGAAGCGGTAAAAACATTGGCGGCGGCAAACCTGCGCGGGCAGATTATCCCCACCCCTATGGAAGTGAAGATTCACGCCCAAGATGCTGATTTAACTAAAGGTGTGGCTCTGGATTTGAGTGCATTACCCAAGCCCGCGGCCGAGGCTGCCCAGCAGCGTTTTGAATTACTCGGCCTGACGGCCAACTCTGCCGGGTTCCCGATTAAAACCTCAATCCAGCCGGCGGCCTTTAATGGCGAATTAGCCGTTTCCGGTGCCTATGAGCTGAAAATCGGCGAGCAGGGGGCGCAAGTTATTGGTTTTGACCCCGCCGGGGTGTTCTATGGTTTGCAATCGATTCTTTCTTTAGTGCCGACGGATGGCAGCCAGAAAATAGCGACATTGGAAGCAAAAGATGCGCCGCGTTTTGAATATCGTGGTGTTTTCCTTGATGTCGGCCGTAACTTCAAAACTAAAGATGCGGTGCTGCGTTTACTGGACCAGATGGCGGCATATAAGCTGAACAAATTCCACTTCCACTTGAGTGATGATGAAGGCTGGCGCATTGAGATCCCAGGGCTGCCAGAATTGACAGATGTGGGGAGCAAGCGCTGCCACGATTTGACGGAAAACACCTGTTTACTGCCGCAATTGGGTTCTGGCCCAGAGAGCAATAATCTGGGTTCCGGCCATTTTACCCGTGATGATTATATTGAAATTCTGAAATACGCCAAAGCTCGCCAGATTGAAGTCATTCCTGAAATTGATATGCCCGCTCATGCTCGTGCGGCAGTGGTATCGATGGAGGCGCGTTACAACAATTTGATGAAGCAGGGCAAAGAGCAAGAAGCTAACGAATTCCGCTTGGTTGACCCGACAGATGACTCTAACACCACTTCGGTTCAGTTCTATGAGCGTAAAAGTTATCTGAACCCATGCTTGGATTCTTCAAAACGCTTTGTCGACAAAGTGATTGGCGAAATGGCCCAGATGCACAAAGAAGCGGGGATGCCGCTGACCACCTGGCATTTCGGCGGTGATGAGGCGAAAAACATTCGTCTGGGTGCCGGGTTCCAGGATAAAAATAGCCCGCTTGAGCCGGGTAAAGGCATCATTGATAAGAGTGTGGAAGATAAGCCGTGGGCCAAATCACAGGTATGTCAGGATTGGGTCAAGCAAGGCAAAGTTCAGGATGTTGAGCACCTTTCCAGCCACTTTGCCATTGAAGTCAGCAAGCTGGTTAATGCCCATGGCATCGAAAAAATGCAAGCCTGGCAAGATGGTTTGAAAGATGCCAAAGATGCCAAAGCCTTTGCCACCAAACGGGTTGGCGTTAACTTCTGGGATACTCTCTATTGGGGCGGTGCCGATTCCATCAATGATTGGGCCAACAAAGGTTATGAAGTGGTGGCCTCAAATCCGGATTACGTTTATTTCGATATGCCGTATGAAGTTAACCCAAATGAACGCGGTTACTACTGGGCCACTCGTTTTAATGATGAAGCTAAAGTCTTTAGTTTCGCCCCCGATAACATGCCACAAAATGCTGAAACTTCGGTTGACCGCGACGGTAATCACTTCAGTGCGAAGAGTGATAAGCCATGGCCGGGTGTGCACGGTATTTCTGGGCAATCGTGGAATGAAACCGTGCGGACGGATGAGCAAATGGAGTACATGATTTTCCCACGGGTATTACCTCTGGCTGAACGGGCCTGGCATCGTGCTTCTTGGGAGCAGGATTATAAAGCGGGTCGCGAGTACAGCGGCGCAACGCACATGGTTGATACCAAAGCGTTAAATGCCGATTGGCAGCTATTTGCTAATCTCATGGGTCAACGCGAACTGGCAAAATTGGATAAAGCCGGTATTGCATACCGCTTGCCGGTGCCGGGGGCGCGTGTTGTCAACGGTGTATTGGAAGCCAATATCTCCTTGCCGGGGCTGATTATTGAGTATTCCACTGATGGCGGCCAGCAATGGCACAAATATGATGCCAAGGTTCAGCCTAAAATCAGCGGTGACATGCTGATCCGCTCGAGCAGCCCGGATGGTAAACGTAGTAGCCGCGCGGAGCCGGTTAAAGTTTGA
- the chiQ gene encoding ChiQ/YbfN family lipoprotein, translating into MKKILFIITAVMGLTACATPGPVQPEDSKLKQAYSACINASEGQPERLIPCKAVLNVLKQEKAHQAFTDKETVRVLDYQRCIDAAHTGNGQAYDAQCGKLWQEIRSNN; encoded by the coding sequence ATGAAAAAAATACTTTTTATTATTACCGCGGTGATGGGATTAACTGCTTGTGCCACACCTGGCCCGGTTCAGCCAGAAGACAGTAAACTGAAGCAAGCATACAGCGCCTGTATCAATGCTAGCGAAGGCCAGCCGGAAAGATTAATTCCCTGCAAAGCGGTGCTGAATGTTTTGAAACAAGAGAAAGCGCACCAAGCCTTTACCGACAAAGAGACTGTCCGCGTATTGGATTATCAGCGCTGTATTGATGCGGCCCATACGGGCAATGGCCAGGCTTATGACGCGCAGTGTGGCAAGCTTTGGCAAGAAATTCGCAGCAATAATTAA
- the chiP gene encoding chitoporin ChiP has translation MVTHGAKRKTLALAVAGALLGTGFMATPEAKAEGFVDDSTLTGGIYYWQRQRDRKDLKPGSAEYGKYVANLHHSTFNANLDFSSGYAAEMFGIDLAAFGAVEMTNSGPAAPNEIGFSDAKTRWDEKWTGDKSGVSVYKAAAKFKLGDFWARGGYIQPTGQTLLAPHWSFMPGTYRGAEGGAKFDFDTAGALSMSYMWTDEYKAPWYQNMYNFRQADGKTGVSYLHSFGAKYDFKNKLVLEAAFGQAKDYMDQYFAKASYAFPVAGNDLRTSYQFYGAKDKVDGGFKDVNDVYDGLAWLQALTLGYTTGPFDWRLEGTWAKADGNQGYFLQRMTPGYATSNGRLDVWWDSRSDFNANGEKALFGGVMYDLKNWNMAGWSVGTSYAYGWDAKPSTNPIFDQSVRLKESAWNFDILYTLQEGRAKGTLFKLHYTMYDNHTNIPSYGGGFGNIFQDEKDVKFIVIAPFTIF, from the coding sequence ATGGTTACGCACGGTGCTAAACGTAAAACGTTAGCGCTCGCAGTCGCGGGTGCATTGTTAGGTACGGGGTTTATGGCGACCCCAGAGGCTAAGGCTGAAGGCTTTGTTGATGATTCAACCCTGACGGGGGGGATTTACTATTGGCAGCGTCAGCGTGACCGTAAGGATTTAAAGCCAGGTAGCGCAGAGTATGGCAAGTACGTCGCGAACCTGCACCACTCGACATTTAATGCCAATTTGGACTTCTCTTCCGGTTATGCCGCAGAGATGTTCGGCATCGACTTAGCCGCTTTCGGCGCAGTGGAAATGACTAACAGTGGCCCGGCGGCACCAAACGAAATTGGTTTCAGTGATGCCAAAACGCGCTGGGACGAAAAATGGACGGGTGATAAGAGTGGCGTCAGTGTTTACAAGGCGGCCGCCAAATTCAAGTTAGGCGATTTCTGGGCGCGTGGCGGTTATATCCAACCAACGGGCCAAACACTGTTGGCACCACATTGGAGCTTTATGCCGGGCACTTACCGTGGTGCCGAGGGCGGCGCGAAATTTGATTTCGATACCGCCGGTGCTCTGTCCATGTCTTACATGTGGACTGATGAATATAAAGCGCCGTGGTATCAGAATATGTACAACTTCAGGCAGGCCGATGGTAAAACCGGTGTGAGCTACCTGCATTCATTTGGTGCCAAATACGACTTCAAAAATAAATTGGTACTGGAAGCGGCATTCGGTCAGGCCAAAGATTATATGGATCAATACTTTGCCAAGGCATCTTATGCTTTCCCAGTTGCCGGCAATGATTTGCGCACTTCCTACCAGTTCTACGGGGCAAAAGACAAAGTTGACGGCGGTTTTAAAGATGTTAATGACGTCTATGACGGCCTGGCTTGGTTACAAGCACTGACCTTGGGCTACACCACCGGTCCATTTGACTGGCGTTTAGAGGGGACTTGGGCCAAAGCTGATGGTAACCAAGGTTACTTCCTACAGCGGATGACGCCAGGTTACGCGACTTCAAATGGCCGTTTGGATGTGTGGTGGGATTCCCGCTCTGACTTCAATGCCAATGGCGAAAAAGCGCTGTTCGGCGGCGTGATGTATGACCTGAAAAACTGGAATATGGCCGGTTGGTCAGTCGGGACTTCCTATGCTTATGGCTGGGATGCAAAACCCAGCACCAATCCAATCTTTGACCAGAGTGTGCGTTTGAAAGAATCCGCCTGGAACTTTGATATTCTCTACACCCTGCAAGAGGGCCGGGCGAAAGGCACATTATTCAAACTGCATTACACCATGTATGACAATCACACCAATATCCCAAGCTATGGCGGTGGTTTCGGCAACATCTTCCAAGATGAAAAAGACGTTAAATTTATCGTGATTGCGCCATTTACCATCTTCTGA
- the glnS gene encoding glutamine--tRNA ligase: MSEAEARPSNFIRQIIDEDLASGKHTSVHTRFPPEPNGYLHIGHAKSICLNFGIAQDYQGQCNLRFDDTNPVKEDVEFVESIKHDVEWLGFTWSGDVRYSSDYFDQLYQYAVELINKGLAYVDELTAEQMREYRGTLTAPGKNSPYRDRSVAENLALFEKMRAGGFAEGTACLRAKIDMASPFIVMRDPVLYRIKFAEHHQSGNKWCIYPMYDFTHCISDAIEGITHSLCTLEFQDNRRLYDWVLDNISIECHPRQYEFSRLNLEYAIMSKRKLNLLVTEKVVEGWDDPRMPTISGLRRRGYTAASIREFCRRIGVTKQDNNVEMMALESCIRDDLNENAPRAMAVLDPIKVVIENRAAGEEWLTMPNHPNNPEMGTRQVPFDSEIYIDRADFREEANKQYKRLVLGKEVRLRNAYVVKAERVEKDAQGNVTTLYCSYDPETLNKDPADGRKVKGVIHWVSVKHALPAEIRLYDRLFNVPNPAAAEDFLSTINPESLIIRQGFVEPSLADAAPEKTYQFEREGYFCADSRYSRPEALVFNRTVGLRDTWAAKVTN; the protein is encoded by the coding sequence ATGAGTGAGGCAGAAGCCCGCCCGAGTAATTTTATCCGTCAGATTATTGACGAAGATTTAGCGAGCGGCAAACACACGTCGGTTCATACCCGCTTCCCGCCGGAGCCAAATGGCTACCTGCATATTGGTCATGCGAAGTCTATTTGCCTGAACTTTGGTATTGCACAAGACTACCAAGGGCAATGTAATTTGCGTTTTGACGACACCAACCCGGTGAAAGAAGACGTGGAGTTCGTGGAGTCAATTAAGCACGACGTAGAGTGGCTAGGTTTCACCTGGAGCGGTGATGTACGTTACTCCTCAGACTATTTTGATCAATTGTACCAGTATGCTGTAGAGCTGATTAACAAGGGCCTAGCATATGTGGATGAACTGACCGCCGAGCAGATGCGCGAATATCGCGGCACTCTGACGGCACCGGGTAAAAACAGCCCGTATCGTGACCGTAGTGTGGCAGAGAATCTGGCGCTGTTTGAAAAAATGCGTGCCGGTGGCTTTGCTGAGGGTACCGCTTGCTTGCGTGCTAAAATTGACATGGCGTCACCGTTTATTGTTATGCGCGACCCGGTGCTGTATCGCATCAAGTTTGCCGAACATCATCAGTCTGGTAATAAGTGGTGCATCTACCCGATGTATGACTTTACCCATTGTATTTCTGATGCGATCGAAGGCATTACGCATTCACTCTGTACATTAGAGTTCCAGGATAACCGTCGCTTGTATGATTGGGTTCTGGATAATATCTCCATTGAATGTCATCCGCGTCAGTATGAATTCTCTCGCCTGAATCTCGAATACGCCATTATGTCGAAGCGCAAGCTGAACCTGTTGGTGACTGAAAAGGTTGTCGAGGGCTGGGATGACCCACGTATGCCAACTATCTCCGGCTTACGCCGCCGTGGTTATACCGCCGCATCCATCCGCGAGTTCTGCCGCCGTATTGGTGTGACCAAGCAGGATAATAACGTTGAGATGATGGCGCTGGAGTCTTGCATTCGTGACGATTTGAACGAAAATGCGCCGCGGGCTATGGCTGTTCTCGACCCTATCAAAGTCGTTATTGAAAATCGTGCGGCCGGGGAAGAGTGGCTGACGATGCCAAATCACCCGAACAATCCAGAAATGGGCACCCGTCAAGTCCCATTCGATAGCGAAATTTATATCGATCGCGCTGATTTTCGCGAAGAAGCTAATAAGCAATATAAGCGTTTAGTTTTGGGCAAAGAAGTGCGCCTGCGTAATGCCTATGTTGTCAAAGCTGAACGTGTTGAGAAAGATGCGCAAGGTAATGTCACCACGCTTTATTGCAGCTACGACCCAGAAACCTTGAACAAAGACCCTGCCGACGGCCGTAAAGTGAAAGGTGTTATCCATTGGGTTTCGGTTAAACATGCGCTGCCTGCTGAAATTCGCTTATATGACCGTTTGTTTAATGTACCAAACCCGGCGGCGGCGGAAGACTTCTTGTCAACCATCAACCCTGAGTCTTTGATTATCCGTCAGGGCTTTGTTGAACCTAGCCTGGCTGATGCCGCACCAGAAAAAACCTATCAGTTTGAACGTGAAGGTTATTTCTGTGCAGATAGCCGCTATTCGCGCCCAGAAGCTCTGGTCTTTAACCGCACTGTCGGTCTGCGTGATACGTGGGCTGCTAAAGTCACTAACTGA
- the nagE gene encoding N-acetylglucosamine-specific PTS transporter subunit IIBC, giving the protein MNILSYLQKVGRALMVPVATLPAAAILMGVGYWIDPVSWGGDNALAALFIKSGAAIIDNMSVLFAIGVAYGMSKDKDGAAALTGFVGFLVLTTLCSPAAVSMIQKIPVDQVPAAFGKINNQFVGILVGIISAELYNRFSGVELPKALSFFSGRRLVPILTSFLMIVVAFILMYVWPLIYNALVTFGEYIKDMGSVGAGIYAFFNRLLIPVGLHHALNSVFWFDVAGINDIPNFLGGQQSIDSGKAVVGITGRYQAGFFPIMMFGLPGAALAIYHCARPENRAKVAGIMLAGAFAAFFTGITEPLEFSFMFVAPVLYFIHAVLTGISVFIAASMHWIAGFGFSAGLVDMVLSSRNPLATHWYMLIPQGLVFFVIYYLVFRFTIKKFNLLTPGRELAVEGSEEDGYDVNVDKTPEVNESEINGLARRYIGAIGGSDNLTGIDACITRLRLNVKDSALVNDSAAKRLGASGVIRLNKQSVQVIVGTRAELIASAMRTVLAGGAVPAATSSAPAAAKPQAVINTAKTASLVLVSPITGDVVALDQVPDEAFASKAVGEGIAIRPTDKTVVSPANGTIVKIFNTDHAFCLETETGAEIVVHIGIDTVKLNGQGFTRLVEEGATVVAGQPVLELDLAYLNANARSMISPVVVSNIDDYAGITLLAGDSVVAGQSQLFEIQGK; this is encoded by the coding sequence GTGAATATTCTTAGTTACTTGCAAAAAGTGGGTCGGGCTCTGATGGTCCCAGTGGCCACACTGCCTGCAGCCGCGATACTGATGGGTGTGGGCTACTGGATAGACCCGGTCAGCTGGGGGGGTGATAATGCGCTCGCGGCATTGTTTATCAAGTCCGGTGCCGCCATCATCGATAATATGTCCGTGCTGTTTGCCATTGGTGTGGCTTATGGTATGTCAAAAGACAAAGACGGTGCTGCTGCACTGACCGGCTTTGTTGGCTTCTTGGTATTAACGACATTGTGTTCGCCGGCCGCGGTTTCGATGATTCAAAAGATCCCGGTTGACCAAGTTCCTGCTGCTTTCGGCAAAATTAACAACCAGTTTGTCGGTATCCTGGTGGGGATTATCTCTGCTGAGCTGTACAACCGCTTCAGCGGCGTTGAATTGCCAAAAGCGCTTTCCTTCTTCAGCGGTCGTCGTCTGGTGCCGATCCTGACGTCTTTCCTGATGATCGTAGTTGCCTTCATCTTGATGTACGTTTGGCCATTGATTTATAACGCATTGGTTACTTTCGGCGAATACATTAAAGATATGGGTTCTGTGGGGGCGGGTATCTATGCCTTCTTCAACCGCCTGCTGATTCCTGTTGGTCTGCACCACGCCCTCAACTCGGTGTTCTGGTTTGACGTTGCTGGTATTAACGATATTCCTAACTTCCTCGGTGGCCAGCAGTCTATCGATAGCGGCAAAGCGGTGGTGGGTATCACTGGCCGTTATCAGGCAGGTTTCTTCCCTATTATGATGTTCGGTTTACCCGGTGCGGCACTGGCGATTTATCACTGCGCCCGCCCGGAAAATAGAGCGAAAGTGGCGGGTATCATGTTGGCGGGGGCATTTGCAGCCTTCTTCACCGGTATCACTGAACCCCTTGAGTTCTCCTTCATGTTCGTTGCACCGGTGCTGTATTTCATCCACGCCGTGTTGACTGGGATTTCGGTGTTCATTGCCGCCAGCATGCATTGGATTGCCGGTTTTGGTTTCAGTGCCGGCCTGGTGGATATGGTGCTGTCTTCCCGCAACCCGCTGGCGACGCATTGGTACATGCTTATCCCGCAAGGTTTGGTGTTCTTTGTTATTTACTATTTGGTATTCCGTTTCACTATCAAGAAATTCAATTTACTGACTCCAGGGCGTGAACTGGCCGTTGAGGGCAGTGAAGAAGATGGTTATGACGTGAATGTTGATAAAACGCCAGAAGTGAACGAAAGCGAAATTAATGGGTTGGCCCGTCGTTATATTGGTGCCATCGGCGGTTCAGATAACTTGACCGGTATTGATGCTTGCATTACGCGCCTGCGTTTGAATGTGAAAGATTCGGCATTGGTCAATGACAGCGCAGCTAAACGCCTGGGCGCTTCAGGTGTTATTCGTCTGAACAAACAAAGTGTGCAAGTTATTGTTGGTACTCGTGCCGAGTTGATTGCTTCAGCCATGCGCACAGTATTGGCGGGTGGGGCAGTTCCTGCGGCGACGAGTTCTGCTCCTGCTGCGGCTAAACCTCAGGCGGTCATTAACACAGCGAAAACAGCTTCTTTGGTCTTGGTTTCCCCTATTACCGGTGATGTTGTGGCTCTGGATCAGGTTCCTGATGAAGCCTTTGCCAGCAAAGCCGTCGGTGAGGGCATCGCTATTCGTCCAACCGATAAAACGGTGGTTTCTCCGGCGAACGGCACTATCGTAAAAATCTTCAATACCGACCATGCCTTCTGCCTGGAAACTGAAACCGGCGCTGAAATTGTGGTTCATATCGGGATTGATACCGTGAAACTTAACGGCCAGGGCTTCACGCGCTTGGTTGAAGAGGGTGCCACTGTGGTGGCGGGTCAACCGGTGCTGGAGCTGGACTTGGCTTATCTCAACGCTAATGCGCGCTCAATGATTAGTCCAGTTGTCGTCAGTAATATTGATGATTATGCCGGTATCACGCTGTTGGCGGGTGACTCTGTTGTTGCCGGTCAAAGCCAACTGTTTGAGATTCAGGGCAAATAA